In a single window of the Niabella ginsenosidivorans genome:
- a CDS encoding phage integrase SAM-like domain-containing protein, translated as MTNNVNNHKKKNNRHLPTSFKHFKTFLGKDYISPTEITEDLCKRFRTYLLERFTGLTPMDY; from the coding sequence ATGACGAATAATGTAAATAATCATAAGAAAAAAAATAACCGCCACCTGCCTACCAGTTTTAAGCATTTCAAAACATTTCTTGGAAAAGATTACATTTCTCCAACAGAGATAACTGAAGATTTGTGCAAGCGATTTCGTACCTATTTATTAGAGCGATTTACAGGGTTAACGCCAATGGATTATTAA